Genomic window (Jeotgalibaca ciconiae):
GATTCAAGCAACAAGGTCTGCGAACAGCAGCTTTTGTAACCAGCGGGACAGGTCATCAAGGTCCTTGGGATGTGAATGATGGTTTGCCTACACTTGAAATGCATCGACGCTTACCAATTGTAACGCAAGTAAAGCATCTATTTGCAACCAATCTTATTGACACGGTAATTATTGGAAATGCCTATGCTTCTGAAGAAGAACTTGAAGCAGTAGCAGCAATTAATCGCATCCAAGTAGAGTTTGATTTCGAGTATATGGAGGAAGCTACGCCACTTGAGAAGGCAATCCTTGAAGAAGAACAGCATTATCGTCGAGGCGACATTACTGATGAAATGATACGCTCCACTCAAGTACGGGTGAAGTACGCTGATCAATCAAATCCGCCAAGAGAGCATGAGGGCGAGTTCCAACGAGGTGACATCGTTTTAGGAAATGAACAGTTTGGTAAATATCAAAATGAATTACAAATTGTCCTCAAACCCCATAAAGATTTACGTAAAAATCTTGTTGGCCGTATTAAAGAGCAAGAATTGATGTTATTGGATTACATTCAGCCTTGGAGCAAGTTCAGGCTGAAAAACACTAAATAAAAAATTTGTTAAAAAGTCGGTCCCAATTAAGATTGGGGTCGGCTTTTTAGCTGGATAGATGACATTTCTCTTTTCGTATACAGAAACCTTACAAAATCTGTAAGTGTTTTTTAAAGCGGAAGTATCGTAAAGTAACAGTAAGAAAACATTACGAGGGAGACTGGATCATGGAGAATAAACTACTAGAAGTAATTGAATTGCAAAAAGTTTATGGAAAAAAGGAAAGTCCGACAAACGCTTTGGACGGAATTAGTTTTGATGTATTGCCCGGGGAATTTCTAGGGATTATGGGACCGAGCGGATCAGGAAAGACGACTTTGTTAAATTGTATCGCCACGATTATTAAACCGACTGCTGGACAAGTGTTGCTTTCGGGAGAGAATATCAGCGCTTTTAACAGCAAAGACTTGGCCCAATATAGGGGAAGTCGTATTGGATATTTATTTCAAGATTTTGAGTTATTGGATAACTTGACGGGAAAAGAGAATATTATCTTGCCGATTTCGATTCATGGAATCAATAGTCAAGAGGCTGACAAAAGGTTGAATGAGCTTTCTGAATATTTTGAAATTACCAATGTTTTACAGAAATTTCCTTCACAAATGTCCGGAGGTCAGAAACAAAGAGTTGCGGCAGCAAGATGCCTGATTGCAAATCCTGATATTATATTAGCTGATGAGCCAACCGGTGCGCTGGATACTCGTTCAGCTCGGACGTTGATGGAGAAGCTAAAAGGAATGAATCAAAAAGACGAACGAACCGTATTAATGGTGACCCATGATGCAAATGCCGCCAGTTTTTGTTCCCGAATTTTGTTTATTCAGGATGGAATCATCTTTCATGAATTACGTCGTCAAACCAATGATGAATCACAAGATGAGTTTTATGACCGAATTTTACAGGTAATGGCGCAATTAGGAGGAGGGAGCGCGAATGTTCTTTAATCTTGTATATCGAAATGCTCAACGGAGTCGAAAAGAAAATCTCATTTATTTTTTTACACTCGTGACAGCGGTTGCCTCTTTCTACATTATTCTTTCGCTTGAAAAGCAGGATGTAGTCTTGTACTTAAAAGAATTTGAAAGTGATGCAATCAACCGATTGCTTGGGTTGATGCCGCTTTTGTATGTTTTTGCACTTTTTTTGTTATTCTTTTTAGTCTTGTTTGCCAATCGCTATCAATTGGAGCGAAGGAGTAAGGAATTCGGTGTGTATTTATTATTGGGAATGCAGCAGAAAAGATTGTTTTGGCTATTGATGATGGAGGGGGTTCTGACTTCTTTATTTGCTTTGTTTATGGGGATTGTAACTGGCGGCTTATTAGCAGAAATTATCAGCTTGACTACATCTAGGCTGATTGGTCAAGGTATCATAGGTCATCAAATTAGTTTTTCCTTTCAAGCAGTGTTATACACTGCCGTTGGTTTTTTGGTGATTCAAATAGCAGCACTATTTATTTTAGGAAATAAACTATTTAAAGAAGAGCTTCATTCCTTGTTGTATGGCGGAGTGGAAGCAATACAGCAAATGGGTAACGCAGGTGGAAATTGGCTGATGCTGCTCTCGGGGTCTGTCTCTTTAGGAGTCGCATACTGGATTGTCTTAATTTACTTTAAATTGTTCCATTTAATGATGCTCCTGCTTGCAGTGGTTTTAGGGATTATCGGAACAATTTTAGTCATTCGAGGAGTAGCTAGGCTATTGAACGCAATGGCACTTCGGACGAAAAAGAATGAAACAAAAGGACTGTATGTTTTTACAATCCGTCAACTTCAAGAAACCATCGCGAATCGAT
Coding sequences:
- a CDS encoding DUF871 domain-containing protein; protein product: MKREIGISIYPDQSDPEEDKKYLKKAASLGFQRLFISMLEVSEGKEAVKKKFQQIIQYSSDLGFEVILDVAPNIFSDLEVSYDDLSFFHELGAHGIRLDVGFDGFKESLLTYNEYGLTIELNMSNNVAYLDNILSYQANRSALYGCHNFYPQVGTALPYDFFMECSKRFKQQGLRTAAFVTSGTGHQGPWDVNDGLPTLEMHRRLPIVTQVKHLFATNLIDTVIIGNAYASEEELEAVAAINRIQVEFDFEYMEEATPLEKAILEEEQHYRRGDITDEMIRSTQVRVKYADQSNPPREHEGEFQRGDIVLGNEQFGKYQNELQIVLKPHKDLRKNLVGRIKEQELMLLDYIQPWSKFRLKNTK
- a CDS encoding ABC transporter ATP-binding protein translates to MENKLLEVIELQKVYGKKESPTNALDGISFDVLPGEFLGIMGPSGSGKTTLLNCIATIIKPTAGQVLLSGENISAFNSKDLAQYRGSRIGYLFQDFELLDNLTGKENIILPISIHGINSQEADKRLNELSEYFEITNVLQKFPSQMSGGQKQRVAAARCLIANPDIILADEPTGALDTRSARTLMEKLKGMNQKDERTVLMVTHDANAASFCSRILFIQDGIIFHELRRQTNDESQDEFYDRILQVMAQLGGGSANVL